The following proteins are co-located in the Argopecten irradians isolate NY chromosome 9, Ai_NY, whole genome shotgun sequence genome:
- the LOC138331722 gene encoding complement C1q tumor necrosis factor-related protein 3-like yields the protein MIMIVTLFSALAVTLPGLGSSSPNIETILNSAMAEVTIDPKQEYECLLYRLEDKLDRLEGRMKKLDDQLDPDKSEGPSGTTGDQYAFSAYISDTYVSGRTNGGLKFSSVISNVGEAYNEHTGVFTSKADGVYVFNYQGVTYSYSKSCYLTLFHNNATVVSSYSYAAYGRLTFGNSAVIEMNKEDVVHVAITGSSSCYLYGGVLSTFNGYKI from the exons ATGATAATGATAGTAACATTATTCAGCGCACTCGCCGTCACATTGCCGGGTCTGGGTTCTTCGAGTCCAAACATAGAAACAATACTGAACTCCGCAATGGCTGAAGTCACCATTGACCCAAAACAGGAATATGAATGCCTTCTTTACCGCCTGGAGGATAAACTCGACAGGCTAGAGGGAAGAATGAAAAAGCTGGATGATCAACTTGACCCAGACAAATCCGAGGGACCGTCCGGTACAACAG GAGATCAGTATGCATTCAGTGCGTATATATCGGATACGTATGTCAGTGGTCGAACCAACGGCGGACTGAAATTTTCCAGTGTCATCTCAAATGTCGGAGAAGCATACAATGAACACACAGGAGTCTTCACATCGAAAGCTGATGGGGTATATGTCTTCAACTACCAAGGAGTCACATACTCTTACTCAAAATCCTGCTACCTTACCCTCTTCCATAACAACGCAACCGTTGTGAGTTCCTACTCCTACGCCGCATATGGAAGGCTTACGTTTGGAAACTCTGCTGTTATAGAGATGAACAAAGAAGATGTCGTTCATGTTGCCATAACGGGTTCAAGTTCCTGCTATCTGTATGGAGGCGTCCTCTCTACCTTTAATGGgtacaaaatttaa